A region from the Pirellulales bacterium genome encodes:
- the panB gene encoding 3-methyl-2-oxobutanoate hydroxymethyltransferase, whose translation MQLTVPKFAALKGSGQKITMLTAYDYPTAALVDAAGVEAVLVGDSLSMVVQGHETTLPVTLDQMIYHAEMVGRAVRQALVIVDMPFPTCYLGPHKAVESAGRVLKETRCQAVKLEGGAEQADVIAALVSAGIPVMAHCGLRPQSVHQLGGYKVQRDAERLLADAKAAEQAGAFAMVLECIPSELARRVTQSVRIPTIGIGAGPDCDGQVLVINDLLGLTSGYVPRFVKAYADLKGVIIGAASQFRDDVRAGKFPGPEQQFN comes from the coding sequence ATGCAACTGACCGTCCCCAAATTCGCCGCGCTTAAGGGCTCCGGGCAGAAGATCACGATGCTCACGGCCTATGATTATCCGACGGCCGCGCTGGTGGACGCCGCTGGGGTCGAGGCGGTCTTGGTCGGCGATAGTCTGTCGATGGTCGTGCAGGGGCATGAGACGACGCTGCCGGTGACGCTCGACCAGATGATCTATCATGCCGAGATGGTCGGCCGGGCGGTGCGGCAGGCGCTCGTGATCGTCGATATGCCGTTTCCCACTTGCTACCTGGGGCCGCACAAAGCGGTCGAAAGCGCCGGCCGCGTGCTCAAGGAAACGCGCTGCCAGGCGGTCAAGCTCGAAGGGGGCGCCGAGCAGGCCGACGTGATCGCCGCTCTCGTCTCGGCGGGCATCCCCGTGATGGCGCATTGCGGTCTGCGGCCGCAGAGCGTGCATCAGCTCGGCGGCTATAAGGTGCAGCGCGACGCCGAGCGGCTCCTCGCCGACGCCAAGGCGGCCGAGCAGGCCGGGGCGTTTGCGATGGTGCTCGAGTGTATTCCGTCGGAGCTGGCCAGGCGAGTAACCCAGAGCGTGCGGATTCCGACGATCGGTATCGGTGCCGGCCCCGACTGCGACGGACAGGTGCTGGTGATCAACGATCTCTTGGGCCTAACCAGCGGATATGTGCCCCGATTCGTGAAGGCGTACGCGGATCTCAAGGGCGTGATCATCGGCGCGGCGAGCCAATTTCGCGACGACGTGCGGGCCGGCAAGTTTCCCGGCCCAGAGCAGCAGTTCAATTAG